One window from the genome of Saccharicrinis carchari encodes:
- a CDS encoding gamma-glutamyl-gamma-aminobutyrate hydrolase family protein, with protein sequence MKRALSYFLLLLLVLPAYAQDLQKPIIGLSSTSGGGTSTSVPLTYVQAVIRAGGVPMILPITHDHELLKRMLDNIDALILTGGEDVDPLKWYGEEPLPALGGIAPRRDSFDVALARLAVERNIPLLGICRGHQVINVAFGGTLYQDIPSQVKDARVKHRQNAAANYGTHSIRIEQNSLLHQQIGTQHIAVNSFHHQAVKDVAPGFKVTATSVDGVVEAMEKTDSDQVYSVQFHPEGFIANDINTFLGIFEYLVKKAEQHERKKKQ encoded by the coding sequence ATGAAACGAGCCCTCTCCTACTTTTTATTGCTTCTGCTGGTGTTGCCGGCTTACGCGCAAGACCTGCAAAAACCCATCATAGGCTTATCTTCTACTTCGGGGGGTGGCACCTCTACATCGGTGCCCCTCACCTATGTTCAGGCGGTGATCAGGGCAGGCGGTGTACCCATGATACTTCCCATCACCCACGACCACGAATTGCTTAAGCGGATGCTCGATAACATAGATGCCCTTATCCTTACAGGAGGAGAAGACGTGGATCCTTTAAAATGGTACGGCGAAGAGCCACTGCCCGCATTGGGTGGCATCGCTCCGCGGCGCGATTCGTTTGATGTAGCTCTGGCTCGCTTGGCAGTGGAACGTAATATCCCGCTTTTAGGTATATGCAGAGGTCATCAGGTAATTAACGTGGCCTTTGGTGGAACGCTGTATCAGGATATCCCCTCACAGGTAAAAGATGCGCGGGTTAAACATAGGCAAAATGCAGCTGCCAATTATGGAACACACAGCATCCGTATAGAGCAAAACTCCTTGCTCCATCAGCAAATTGGCACACAACACATTGCTGTCAATTCCTTTCATCATCAAGCCGTTAAAGATGTAGCACCCGGGTTTAAGGTAACGGCCACATCCGTTGATGGCGTGGTGGAGGCCATGGAAAAAACAGATTCCGACCAGGTATATAGCGTTCAGTTTCATCCCGAAGGTTTTATCGCTAATGACATAAATACCTTTTTGGGTATTTTTGAATATCTGGTAAAAAAGGCGGAGCAACATGAAAGGAAGAAAAAGCAATAG
- a CDS encoding YgaP family membrane protein — MQERVVRAVAGIFILASIVLTIYVNINWLFLTGFVGLNLLQSSITKWCLLNQILTKLGVPK; from the coding sequence ATGCAAGAAAGAGTAGTAAGAGCTGTAGCCGGTATTTTTATATTGGCCAGCATTGTTTTAACCATTTATGTAAATATCAACTGGCTGTTCCTGACCGGATTTGTAGGCCTCAACCTGTTACAATCGTCCATAACCAAGTGGTGTTTGCTGAATCAAATACTAACTAAACTGGGGGTGCCTAAATAA
- a CDS encoding efflux RND transporter periplasmic adaptor subunit, with product MNLSNTFMLLIAGAMLLQGCGNDKKETDRETGVPVRTSQVVASPVPNTYQYSGTVSSLKKSTLSTRIMGQIDKVYVSEGNKVKKGQLLLSIRSNDIMAKKSQVEANIVEVSAGLKNAEADYNRISALYETKSATKKELDDITTHLDMMQARLNAAQKARAEVEEMMTYANIRAPYTGVVTNLFVDAGDMANPGMPLIAVEGPGTFEVITRIPESEIDLIATNDTVYVNVKNVEQLIQGVVSAVSTSSRLSGAQFETKILLMPNARQLKELRSGMFAQVTLSKGDTKKIMVPKALIVHRGQLTGIWTVSESNTALLRWVRLGKSIDQRIEILSGLSVGDRLILNSEVRLHDGMRLELK from the coding sequence ATGAATCTTTCAAACACATTCATGCTTTTAATAGCCGGGGCAATGCTCCTCCAAGGCTGTGGCAACGATAAAAAAGAAACCGACCGGGAAACAGGTGTTCCCGTGCGCACATCTCAGGTAGTGGCTTCGCCGGTTCCCAACACTTATCAGTATTCGGGAACGGTATCCTCACTTAAAAAATCAACCTTGAGTACCCGCATCATGGGGCAAATTGACAAGGTATATGTAAGTGAAGGCAACAAAGTAAAGAAAGGACAATTATTACTGTCGATCCGCAGCAACGATATCATGGCCAAAAAAAGCCAGGTAGAAGCCAACATTGTTGAGGTAAGCGCCGGACTCAAAAATGCAGAGGCGGATTACAACAGGATAAGTGCACTCTACGAAACCAAGAGTGCCACAAAAAAAGAACTGGACGATATTACCACCCACCTGGATATGATGCAAGCCAGACTCAATGCGGCACAAAAGGCCAGGGCCGAGGTGGAAGAAATGATGACTTATGCCAATATACGTGCACCCTATACAGGTGTGGTAACCAACTTATTTGTTGATGCCGGCGACATGGCCAACCCGGGAATGCCACTCATTGCTGTGGAGGGACCCGGAACATTTGAGGTGATTACAAGAATACCGGAATCGGAAATTGACCTGATTGCAACAAACGATACCGTGTACGTAAATGTAAAAAATGTGGAACAGCTTATACAGGGAGTTGTAAGCGCGGTGAGCACCTCCAGCAGGCTATCGGGTGCCCAATTCGAAACCAAGATACTGCTTATGCCCAATGCGCGGCAGTTAAAAGAGTTACGGAGCGGAATGTTTGCCCAGGTTACATTGTCCAAAGGCGACACAAAAAAAATAATGGTACCTAAAGCATTAATTGTACACCGCGGACAGTTAACAGGTATATGGACCGTTAGCGAATCTAATACAGCATTGCTCCGCTGGGTGCGACTGGGCAAAAGCATCGACCAAAGGATAGAAATCCTATCGGGCTTATCCGTGGGCGACCGATTAATACTAAATAGCGAGGTGCGATTGCACGACGGAATGCGCCTGGAGCTTAAATAA
- a CDS encoding TolC family protein: MQIKGILLATLIFYLGALPPTKAQKGDTSHVFTLDQILTMANNNNSEILKSMADLKSARADNQQANAMYLPSVELSNTYYATTDPLNAFGFKLQQATVTQADFNPALLNDPGTINNFHTQIKVEQPLINVDAWMGKSAAAKKVKAMELKSEYTQAHIHFIIKQTYYALQLAKARKAVVKKALKASDAYLRIGEDNLEQGYMKEADLLAIKVRKLELDAEMKATENQEKSIQETLNFLIGRDINLPLEVTDSIEQVSFSLAGMDNVSNRADVLAMQYGMQARHMMKKSGAFSFAPRINAFGMYNMYDADFGGFDADSWMVGINLTWKLFNGGRNLGKFNKSKAEFIRSEIEYHEYLNKGNMELMQAKRDITVNQSQLLTYRTAVKQAQESLRIRTNRYKEGMERTSDLLMAEAKTAENELKHLNAIYNYNVSVFKYELLSSEANK; encoded by the coding sequence ATGCAAATAAAAGGAATTCTATTAGCCACCCTTATCTTTTATCTGGGAGCGCTACCACCAACAAAGGCGCAAAAGGGTGACACGAGCCATGTTTTTACACTCGACCAAATATTAACTATGGCCAACAATAATAACAGTGAGATACTAAAGAGCATGGCCGATTTAAAAAGCGCCCGGGCCGATAACCAGCAGGCCAATGCCATGTATCTGCCTTCGGTTGAACTATCCAACACCTATTATGCTACCACTGATCCGCTTAACGCATTCGGTTTTAAGTTGCAGCAAGCCACGGTAACGCAGGCCGATTTTAATCCTGCTCTGTTAAACGATCCGGGCACCATAAACAACTTTCATACGCAAATAAAAGTGGAGCAACCATTAATAAACGTGGATGCCTGGATGGGTAAAAGCGCCGCTGCCAAAAAAGTAAAAGCCATGGAGCTGAAAAGTGAATACACCCAGGCACACATCCATTTTATTATTAAACAAACCTATTATGCGCTGCAATTGGCCAAAGCGCGAAAAGCAGTAGTAAAAAAAGCATTGAAAGCATCGGACGCGTATTTACGTATAGGTGAGGACAATTTGGAGCAAGGCTATATGAAAGAGGCCGATTTGTTGGCTATTAAAGTGAGGAAGCTGGAGCTGGATGCGGAAATGAAAGCGACCGAAAATCAAGAGAAATCAATACAAGAAACACTCAACTTTTTAATTGGAAGGGATATTAACCTCCCCTTAGAGGTGACCGATTCCATCGAACAAGTTAGTTTTTCACTGGCAGGAATGGATAATGTAAGTAACCGGGCCGATGTGCTGGCCATGCAATATGGCATGCAAGCGCGCCATATGATGAAAAAAAGTGGTGCTTTTAGCTTTGCCCCGCGCATCAATGCTTTTGGCATGTATAATATGTACGATGCCGATTTTGGCGGATTCGATGCCGACAGTTGGATGGTAGGCATCAACCTCACCTGGAAACTCTTCAACGGTGGTCGTAATCTGGGTAAATTCAATAAATCAAAAGCCGAATTTATCCGATCCGAAATTGAATACCACGAGTACCTGAACAAAGGTAACATGGAACTGATGCAGGCCAAACGCGACATAACCGTAAACCAAAGCCAACTACTTACGTACCGGACAGCAGTAAAACAGGCACAGGAATCCTTGCGTATCCGCACAAATCGTTATAAGGAAGGTATGGAACGCACCTCGGATCTTTTAATGGCCGAAGCCAAAACCGCCGAGAACGAACTGAAACATCTGAACGCCATTTACAATTATAACGTATCCGTTTTTAAGTACGAGTTGCTTTCCTCAGAGGCCAATAAGTAG
- a CDS encoding efflux RND transporter permease subunit: MKTGFAGSLARMFINSKLTPLLMVAFVIIGMYSSYLTPREEEPQIDVPIADIFVGYPGASPEEVESKIVKPIEKIISNVTGVEYVYSQAMPEQAMLIVQFYVGEDVERSLVKLYNELMKNMDRMPAGITLPLIKTRSIDDVPVVGLTLWSENYSDFQLKRVAQELNSEIEKITDIAETKILGGRNREIQVILNRDKMTAYQVDPLMIAQQLEVSNTQFSSGSFNQNNNEYAVSTGKFLQTAEEVSNLVIGVNQNSPIYLHQVATVEDGPSIPDSYVSFGYGQASENKEIHPGEYGAVTISIAKRRGADAMRLAELIEDKIEILQGELLPADIHVEVTRNYGETASEKVSELLMHLLGAIIAVTIVVMLAMGWRGGLVVFISVPITFALTMFSYYFLDYTLNRITLFALVFVTGIVVDDSIIIAENMHRHFKMRQLPFFQAALKSIDEVGNPTILATFTVIAAVIPMIFVSGMMGPYMSPMPIGASIAMIFSLLVALMITPWLAYRLLKHDDSNDSQKNYSLEDSLIYKLYNKTMRPMIDNAMKRWVFIIGVTLLLFGSVSLFMFKVVTVKILPFDNKNEFQVVIDMPEGTTLEQTANVTKELATYLREHELVTNYQTYVGTSAPINFNGLVRHYDLRRGSNVADIQVNLVSKNERSLQSHDIAKQLRPGLQEIGKKFNANVKVVEVPPGPPVMSTMVAEIYGPDYEAQKDIARQVKELFKTTESVVDVDWMMESDQEEYRFDVDKEKAMLAGIAPQQIVHAISMNLRGATATHLYAENDHDQVGITLRMAEEDRTGIQDLKKINLMSQNGNMVAIGDLVNIKKTIKAKSIYRKNQKQVVFVTADVAGTLESPVYAIMDISDRMDEIQLPKGYEISEYYSAQPFSESEFGLKWDGEWQITYEVFRDLGTAFAVVLLIIYMLIVGWFQNLKVPFVMMISIPLSLVGILIGHWMLNAFFTATSMIGMIALAGIMVRNAILLIDFVNIRLAEGAPLKEAVIEAGAVRTTPILLTAGTVVIGAVVILFDPIFQGLAISLMGGSIASTFLTLLIVPLVYYMVENKAAKNKEAAKVMVKTETETTEPDTKD, encoded by the coding sequence ATGAAAACAGGATTTGCAGGGTCTTTGGCCCGAATGTTTATAAACTCGAAGCTGACCCCCTTGTTAATGGTCGCGTTCGTGATAATAGGTATGTACAGTTCGTACCTTACCCCCCGCGAGGAAGAACCGCAGATAGATGTGCCTATAGCCGATATATTTGTGGGCTATCCCGGTGCAAGCCCCGAAGAGGTAGAATCGAAAATAGTAAAGCCGATAGAAAAAATTATCTCTAACGTAACTGGCGTGGAGTATGTTTATTCGCAGGCCATGCCCGAGCAGGCCATGCTAATCGTGCAGTTTTACGTGGGCGAAGATGTAGAGCGCAGCTTGGTGAAACTATACAACGAGCTGATGAAAAATATGGATCGTATGCCGGCCGGTATCACGCTCCCGCTGATTAAAACAAGGTCTATCGACGATGTTCCGGTAGTGGGGCTAACCCTGTGGAGTGAGAATTACAGCGACTTCCAGTTAAAACGGGTAGCACAGGAACTAAACTCGGAGATAGAAAAAATAACCGACATAGCTGAAACCAAAATATTGGGCGGAAGAAACCGTGAGATACAGGTTATCCTGAACAGAGACAAAATGACCGCTTACCAGGTAGACCCCCTGATGATAGCCCAACAGTTAGAGGTATCCAACACCCAGTTTTCGTCGGGATCCTTTAACCAAAACAACAATGAGTATGCGGTAAGCACCGGCAAATTTTTACAAACTGCCGAGGAAGTGAGCAACCTGGTGATAGGTGTAAACCAAAACAGTCCTATTTATTTACATCAGGTGGCCACTGTGGAGGACGGCCCATCCATACCTGATTCCTACGTTTCCTTCGGATACGGTCAAGCCAGCGAAAACAAGGAAATTCATCCCGGCGAATACGGTGCGGTAACCATATCGATAGCCAAACGAAGAGGTGCCGATGCCATGCGCCTGGCCGAACTGATTGAGGATAAAATAGAGATACTGCAAGGCGAACTGTTGCCCGCCGACATACATGTTGAGGTAACCCGCAACTACGGCGAAACGGCTTCGGAAAAAGTATCGGAATTGCTGATGCACCTTTTGGGCGCTATTATAGCGGTAACCATAGTGGTGATGCTGGCCATGGGATGGCGGGGCGGATTGGTGGTGTTTATCTCGGTGCCCATTACCTTTGCCCTCACCATGTTCAGTTATTACTTTTTAGATTACACCCTGAACCGCATTACCCTATTTGCACTGGTGTTTGTAACCGGTATCGTAGTGGACGACTCCATTATTATTGCCGAAAACATGCACCGCCACTTTAAAATGAGGCAATTACCCTTTTTTCAGGCAGCACTTAAATCCATCGACGAGGTAGGCAACCCTACCATACTGGCCACGTTTACGGTGATAGCTGCGGTTATACCCATGATATTTGTTTCGGGTATGATGGGACCCTACATGAGTCCCATGCCTATTGGCGCCTCCATTGCCATGATATTCTCGCTACTGGTGGCACTAATGATAACGCCTTGGTTGGCCTATCGTTTGTTAAAACATGATGATTCCAATGATAGCCAAAAAAACTACTCCCTGGAAGATTCACTGATCTACAAACTTTATAACAAAACCATGCGCCCCATGATTGACAATGCCATGAAACGATGGGTGTTCATTATAGGTGTTACGCTATTGTTATTTGGTTCGGTAAGCTTGTTTATGTTTAAAGTGGTAACCGTAAAAATATTGCCCTTCGACAATAAAAATGAGTTTCAGGTGGTAATTGACATGCCCGAGGGCACAACCCTGGAGCAAACGGCCAATGTTACCAAGGAACTGGCGACTTACCTGCGCGAACATGAGCTGGTTACCAACTATCAAACCTATGTGGGCACCTCGGCACCCATCAACTTTAACGGCCTGGTGCGTCATTACGACCTGCGCAGGGGTTCCAATGTAGCCGATATACAAGTGAATCTGGTTTCCAAAAACGAAAGGAGCCTGCAAAGTCACGACATAGCCAAACAACTGCGACCGGGATTGCAGGAAATTGGTAAAAAATTTAATGCCAATGTAAAAGTGGTTGAAGTACCGCCCGGTCCGCCGGTAATGTCAACTATGGTAGCGGAAATTTACGGTCCCGATTACGAAGCACAAAAAGATATTGCCCGTCAGGTCAAGGAGTTGTTTAAAACAACCGAGAGTGTGGTGGATGTAGACTGGATGATGGAAAGCGATCAGGAGGAATACCGTTTTGATGTGGACAAGGAAAAAGCCATGCTGGCAGGCATTGCCCCTCAACAAATCGTACATGCCATCAGCATGAACCTGAGAGGTGCCACGGCAACGCATCTATACGCCGAAAACGACCACGACCAGGTGGGCATCACCCTGCGCATGGCAGAGGAAGACCGTACCGGCATCCAGGATTTAAAAAAGATAAATCTGATGTCGCAAAACGGAAATATGGTGGCTATAGGCGATTTGGTAAACATTAAAAAAACCATCAAAGCAAAAAGCATATACCGTAAAAACCAAAAGCAAGTAGTGTTTGTTACCGCCGACGTGGCCGGAACACTGGAAAGTCCTGTGTATGCCATCATGGACATCTCGGACCGCATGGACGAGATACAATTGCCCAAAGGTTACGAGATAAGTGAATACTATAGCGCACAGCCTTTTTCGGAAAGCGAGTTTGGTTTAAAATGGGATGGCGAATGGCAAATTACCTACGAGGTATTCCGCGATTTGGGAACGGCCTTTGCCGTGGTGCTCCTTATCATTTACATGTTAATAGTGGGCTGGTTCCAAAACCTGAAAGTACCCTTTGTGATGATGATTTCCATTCCCCTGTCGCTGGTAGGTATCCTGATAGGACATTGGATGTTGAACGCCTTTTTTACCGCCACCTCCATGATAGGTATGATTGCACTGGCGGGTATTATGGTACGTAACGCCATACTGCTCATCGATTTTGTGAACATACGGCTGGCCGAGGGAGCACCCCTTAAGGAAGCTGTTATTGAGGCCGGTGCCGTTCGTACAACCCCTATCCTATTAACTGCGGGTACGGTGGTGATAGGCGCAGTAGTTATTTTGTTCGACCCCATTTTCCAGGGCCTGGCTATTTCACTGATGGGCGGAAGTATAGCATCCACCTTTTTAACCCTACTGATTGTTCCGCTGGTTTATTATATGGTAGAGAACAAGGCTGCTAAAAATAAAGAGGCGGCAAAAGTAATGGTAAAAACAGAAACAGAAACAACAGAACCTGATACAAAAGATTAA